In Actinomadura citrea, a single window of DNA contains:
- a CDS encoding copper resistance CopC family protein: MNMLKSRRPLRRLALIAAAALAFGAATAPPAMAHTKLVGSTPEKGKAADAVTEVTLVFSDEISVAKVVVSDGKKKEFQAGAAERAGTKVTQKLSGPLPAGSYTVAYRVVGEDGHPIEGDDLAFSVTGNGAPPAASSAPSAGGVGAEEQTGPAANTDEQPLKADQQQTAAEEDSGSGMLLWVLIIAGLLVGVGIGVVIVFRAKHKHPAASGGE, translated from the coding sequence ATGAACATGCTCAAGTCCCGCCGGCCCCTGCGCCGCCTCGCTCTGATCGCCGCAGCCGCGCTCGCCTTCGGCGCCGCCACCGCGCCGCCCGCGATGGCGCACACGAAGCTGGTCGGCAGCACACCCGAGAAGGGCAAGGCGGCGGACGCGGTCACCGAGGTCACGCTGGTCTTCAGCGACGAGATCAGCGTGGCGAAGGTCGTCGTCAGCGACGGGAAGAAGAAGGAGTTCCAGGCGGGCGCGGCCGAGCGCGCCGGGACCAAGGTCACGCAGAAGCTGTCCGGCCCGCTGCCCGCCGGCTCCTACACGGTCGCCTACCGGGTCGTCGGCGAGGACGGGCACCCGATCGAGGGCGACGACCTGGCGTTCAGCGTGACCGGGAACGGCGCCCCGCCGGCCGCCTCGTCCGCCCCCTCCGCCGGCGGGGTCGGCGCCGAGGAGCAGACGGGCCCGGCCGCCAACACCGACGAGCAGCCGCTCAAGGCCGACCAGCAGCAGACCGCGGCCGAGGAGGACTCCGGCTCCGGGATGCTCCTGTGGGTGCTGATCATCGCGGGCCTGCTCGTCGGCGTCGGCATCGGGGTGGTCATCGTGTTCCGCGCCAAGCACAAGCACCCGGCGGCATCCGGCGGTGAGTAG
- a CDS encoding cytochrome c oxidase assembly protein, with the protein MSRGSLAVWWAGAAALAACAALLVAGLVLGGSVTEKVIPGLGDAGALTRWGLPVSRAAMDLLSALTVGALLAAAAFLPVEGGRAAPRLSGDAVGYLNAASWIAAAWAAAAAATLVFTVADVLGQPVGDVLTGSELSSYVGSLPQGTALMIVVLLAVVVALLARTTTTPAAAFGLLALAGIALLPAPLTGHSASAANHSTATTGVALHVAAVAPWVGGLAVVCAHALLRRDRLPLVAERFSRMAAWCYVTVGASGLVNVIARLPDPREMVETDYGRLALGKIIAFCLLGWFGWWHRTRTLPAVADGRPGMFARFASVEAAVMGATMGLAVALARTAPPAPAEPESAVKSLLGYDMPPQVTPVRLLTLGQFDLFFAALVVVLGGLYLAAVVRLRRRGDSWSWGRTASWLIGLLTIVAVTQTGVARYAPILFSVHMAQHMVLNMLTPIFLVVGAPVTLALRALKPARVRGDRGPREWLTAVLHSRYLAVIAHPAVATLIFVVSTFVLYFTPLFETAMRNHLGHIAMTVHFLASGSLFFWVLLGVDPAPRKLPYPARLLLLFVTMPFHAFFGIALMNMSQALARGWYTAVDPPWGTTILHDQHTGGAIAWGFGEVPTFIVLIVLAFQWYFHDQRQARRMDRKADRAAKAGGRPEDDELAAYNARLARLAERDRAAGERAAGEKDKA; encoded by the coding sequence GTGAGTAGGGGGAGCCTGGCCGTCTGGTGGGCGGGGGCGGCCGCCCTGGCCGCGTGCGCCGCCCTGCTGGTGGCCGGGCTCGTCCTCGGTGGCTCGGTCACCGAGAAGGTCATCCCCGGCCTCGGCGACGCCGGCGCCCTCACCCGGTGGGGGCTGCCGGTCTCCCGGGCGGCGATGGACCTGCTCTCCGCCCTGACCGTCGGCGCCCTGCTCGCCGCGGCCGCGTTCCTTCCCGTCGAGGGCGGGCGCGCCGCGCCGCGGTTGTCCGGGGACGCCGTCGGCTACCTGAACGCCGCCTCCTGGATCGCCGCGGCCTGGGCCGCCGCCGCGGCGGCCACGCTGGTGTTCACCGTCGCGGACGTGCTCGGCCAGCCGGTCGGCGACGTCCTCACCGGCAGCGAGCTGAGCAGTTATGTCGGCTCGCTGCCGCAGGGCACCGCCCTCATGATCGTGGTGCTGCTCGCCGTCGTGGTGGCGCTGCTGGCCCGCACCACCACCACGCCCGCCGCCGCGTTCGGGCTGCTCGCCCTGGCCGGGATCGCGCTGCTGCCCGCGCCGCTCACCGGGCACTCGGCCTCGGCCGCCAACCACTCCACCGCGACGACCGGCGTCGCCCTGCACGTCGCCGCGGTCGCCCCGTGGGTCGGCGGGCTCGCCGTCGTCTGCGCCCACGCGCTGCTGCGCCGCGACCGGCTGCCGCTCGTGGCGGAGCGGTTCAGCCGGATGGCCGCGTGGTGCTACGTCACCGTCGGCGCCAGCGGCCTGGTGAACGTGATCGCCCGGCTGCCGGACCCGCGGGAGATGGTCGAGACCGACTACGGGCGGCTCGCGCTCGGCAAGATCATCGCATTCTGCCTGCTCGGCTGGTTCGGCTGGTGGCACCGGACCCGGACGCTGCCCGCGGTGGCGGACGGCAGGCCGGGGATGTTCGCCCGGTTCGCGTCCGTCGAGGCCGCCGTGATGGGCGCCACCATGGGCCTGGCCGTCGCGCTGGCCCGGACCGCACCGCCCGCGCCGGCCGAGCCGGAGTCCGCGGTCAAGTCGCTGCTCGGCTACGACATGCCCCCGCAGGTCACCCCGGTGCGGCTGCTGACGCTGGGGCAGTTCGACCTGTTCTTCGCCGCCCTCGTCGTCGTCCTCGGCGGGCTCTACCTCGCCGCCGTCGTCCGGCTGCGGCGGCGCGGCGACTCCTGGTCCTGGGGGCGCACCGCGTCCTGGCTCATCGGGCTCCTGACGATCGTGGCCGTCACGCAGACCGGTGTCGCCAGGTACGCGCCGATCCTGTTCAGCGTGCACATGGCGCAGCACATGGTGCTGAACATGCTGACGCCGATCTTCCTGGTCGTCGGCGCGCCGGTGACGCTGGCGCTGCGGGCGCTCAAGCCCGCCCGCGTGCGCGGCGACCGCGGCCCGCGCGAGTGGCTCACCGCGGTGCTGCACAGCCGGTACCTCGCGGTCATCGCCCATCCCGCGGTCGCCACGCTCATCTTCGTGGTGAGCACGTTCGTGCTGTACTTCACGCCGCTGTTCGAGACCGCGATGCGCAACCATCTCGGCCACATCGCGATGACCGTCCACTTCCTGGCCAGCGGCTCCCTGTTCTTCTGGGTGCTGCTCGGCGTCGACCCGGCGCCGCGCAAGCTGCCCTATCCGGCCCGCCTCCTGCTGCTGTTCGTCACGATGCCGTTCCACGCGTTCTTCGGCATCGCCCTGATGAACATGAGCCAGGCGCTCGCGCGCGGCTGGTACACCGCGGTCGACCCGCCGTGGGGCACCACGATCCTGCACGACCAGCACACCGGCGGCGCCATCGCGTGGGGCTTCGGCGAGGTGCCGACGTTCATCGTCCTGATCGTGCTGGCCTTCCAGTGGTACTTCCACGACCAGCGGCAGGCGCGGCGCATGGACCGCAAGGCCGACCGGGCCGCGAAGGCCGGGGGGCGCCCCGAGGACGACGAGCTCGCCGCGTACAACGCGCGCCTGGCCAGGCTCGCCGAGCGCGACCGCGCCGCCGGGGAGCGCGCGGCCGGGGAGAAGGACAAGGCGTGA
- a CDS encoding sensor histidine kinase, with the protein MLRVLRPLIERTTWRRWSHLVVGGALLMPYWFLAISLIPLLPVGNDLVKAVLMLVVMPAVATFVTGLVPTVRLLESSLAKELLRGPATALAPGSAGSWESRGRAAAWFTLHLGTGVVVSGLSLALPPAAVVMLLAPVVSWDTRFLESWGWQDAWHQWPAPLIGLAALALLLAVIVGAGALLARLAPVLLGPSAAERLAGMRAEAVRLAERNRLARELHDSVGHALSVVTLQAGAAGRVLGSDPEFAREALAAIEDSARAALEDLDHVLGLLRDDRSRPAPQATLKDLGRLLEQTRIAGVALDAEVDPEVEHVPAAVSREAYRIVQEGLTNALRHAGKVPVRLRLGTDGERLEVEMTNPLGTTRGEGAGHGGGRGLGGVRERVTVLRGEMSAGADGDRWRFRVSLPLRSGS; encoded by the coding sequence GTGCTCCGCGTGCTCCGCCCGCTGATCGAGCGGACGACCTGGCGGCGCTGGTCCCACCTCGTCGTGGGCGGCGCGCTGCTGATGCCGTACTGGTTCCTCGCGATCAGCCTGATCCCGCTGCTGCCGGTCGGCAACGACCTCGTCAAGGCCGTGCTGATGCTGGTCGTCATGCCGGCCGTGGCGACGTTCGTGACCGGGCTCGTGCCGACGGTGCGGCTGCTGGAGAGCTCGCTGGCCAAGGAACTGCTCCGGGGCCCCGCGACCGCGCTCGCGCCCGGCTCGGCGGGCTCCTGGGAGAGCCGCGGCCGCGCCGCGGCGTGGTTCACGCTGCACCTCGGCACGGGCGTGGTGGTCAGCGGGCTGAGCCTGGCCCTCCCCCCGGCCGCCGTCGTGATGCTCCTCGCGCCGGTGGTGAGCTGGGACACCCGGTTCCTGGAGTCCTGGGGCTGGCAGGACGCCTGGCACCAGTGGCCCGCGCCGCTGATCGGGCTGGCGGCGCTGGCCCTGCTGCTCGCGGTGATCGTGGGGGCCGGCGCGCTGCTGGCCCGGCTGGCGCCGGTCCTCCTCGGGCCGTCCGCCGCCGAGCGGCTGGCCGGGATGCGGGCCGAGGCCGTCAGGCTCGCCGAGCGCAACCGGCTGGCGAGGGAGCTGCACGACTCGGTGGGGCACGCGCTCAGCGTGGTGACCCTGCAGGCGGGAGCTGCCGGGCGGGTGCTGGGCAGCGATCCGGAGTTCGCCCGCGAGGCGCTCGCCGCGATCGAGGACTCGGCCCGCGCCGCGCTGGAGGACCTCGACCACGTGCTCGGGCTGCTGCGCGACGACCGGTCCCGCCCGGCCCCGCAGGCGACGCTGAAGGACCTCGGGCGGCTGCTGGAACAGACGCGGATCGCCGGGGTCGCGCTGGACGCCGAGGTGGATCCGGAGGTGGAGCACGTCCCGGCGGCGGTGTCGCGGGAGGCGTACCGGATCGTCCAGGAGGGCCTGACGAACGCCCTCCGGCATGCGGGGAAGGTGCCGGTGCGGCTGCGGCTCGGCACCGACGGGGAGCGGCTGGAGGTCGAGATGACCAATCCGCTCGGCACGACCCGCGGCGAGGGCGCTGGCCATGGCGGCGGCCGCGGCCTCGGCGGGGTCCGCGAGCGCGTCACCGTGCTGCGCGGCGAGATGAGCGCCGGGGCCGACGGCGACCGCTGGCGTTTCCGCGTCTCGCTGCCGCTAAGGTCCGGGTCATGA
- a CDS encoding response regulator transcription factor, producing the protein MTIKVLLVDDERLIRAGLAAIIDAEDDLEVVGEASDGTEVPGEVRRLRPDVVLMDVRMPRLDGIQATRHLLATVPEPPRIIVVTTFENDEYVYDALKAGANGFLLKRTRPEEILQAIRMVAHGDSLLFPAAIRELAGRHGSSGAGGAAWHGRLTEREGDVLRLMAKGHSNAEIAGELFVSPQTVKTHVGNILAKMQARDRTQAVIFAYETAFITPG; encoded by the coding sequence ATGACGATCAAGGTTCTGCTGGTCGACGACGAGCGGCTGATCCGGGCGGGCCTCGCCGCCATCATCGACGCCGAGGACGACCTGGAGGTCGTCGGTGAGGCGTCCGACGGCACGGAGGTGCCGGGCGAGGTGCGGCGGCTGCGCCCCGACGTCGTGCTGATGGACGTGCGGATGCCGCGGCTCGACGGCATCCAGGCGACCCGCCACCTCCTCGCCACCGTCCCGGAGCCGCCGCGGATCATCGTCGTCACCACGTTCGAGAACGACGAGTACGTCTACGACGCGCTGAAGGCGGGCGCCAACGGCTTCCTGCTCAAGCGGACGCGGCCGGAGGAGATCCTGCAGGCGATCCGGATGGTCGCGCACGGCGACAGCCTGCTGTTCCCGGCGGCGATCCGGGAGCTGGCCGGGCGGCACGGCTCGTCCGGCGCCGGGGGCGCGGCCTGGCACGGCCGGCTCACCGAGCGGGAGGGGGACGTGCTGCGGCTGATGGCCAAGGGCCACTCGAACGCGGAGATCGCCGGTGAGCTCTTCGTGAGCCCGCAGACCGTGAAGACGCACGTCGGGAACATCCTCGCCAAGATGCAGGCCCGGGACCGGACCCAGGCGGTGATCTTCGCCTACGAGACGGCCTTCATCACGCCGGGGTGA
- a CDS encoding LLM class F420-dependent oxidoreductase: MRNFRFGFNVFDIVSRDDFAERCRRGERYGYDVALVPDHLGSPAPFPTMVAAADATERLRVGALVLNAGFWNAHLLAREVATADRLTGGRVELGLGAGHMKWEFDAAGIPWEPFAARVEQMTGLVEELGGLFGGDGYERHRPVAEFFGLAELAPVQRAGFGGSGPPLLVGGTGDTVLRAAARHADIVGIAGAYQMKGEPPGTFRLGTAEEAGERVRFAREHAGDRAEQIEWNVLVQHVQVTSDRRAEAGRMRAERLPYMTVEEILDTPFVLLGTEAQIAEQIRERRERYGFSYVTVHSPFMDVLGPVIERV; the protein is encoded by the coding sequence ATGAGGAACTTCCGCTTCGGGTTCAACGTCTTCGACATCGTCTCCCGCGACGATTTCGCCGAGCGGTGCCGGCGCGGCGAGCGGTACGGCTACGACGTCGCGCTCGTGCCCGACCACCTCGGCTCCCCGGCCCCCTTCCCGACCATGGTCGCCGCCGCGGACGCGACCGAGCGGCTGCGCGTCGGCGCCCTGGTGCTGAACGCCGGTTTCTGGAACGCCCACCTCCTCGCCCGCGAGGTCGCCACCGCCGACCGGCTCACCGGCGGGCGGGTCGAGCTCGGGCTCGGCGCCGGGCACATGAAGTGGGAGTTCGACGCGGCCGGGATCCCGTGGGAGCCGTTCGCCGCCCGTGTGGAGCAGATGACCGGGCTGGTCGAGGAGCTGGGCGGGCTGTTCGGCGGGGACGGCTACGAGCGGCACCGGCCGGTGGCCGAGTTCTTCGGGCTGGCCGAGCTGGCGCCCGTCCAACGCGCCGGGTTCGGCGGGTCGGGGCCGCCGCTGCTCGTCGGCGGCACCGGCGACACGGTCCTTCGGGCGGCGGCCCGTCACGCCGACATCGTGGGGATCGCGGGGGCCTACCAGATGAAGGGCGAGCCGCCGGGGACCTTCCGGCTGGGCACCGCCGAGGAGGCCGGCGAGCGGGTCCGGTTCGCCCGCGAGCACGCCGGCGACCGCGCGGAGCAGATCGAATGGAACGTGCTCGTCCAGCACGTGCAGGTGACCTCCGACCGGCGCGCCGAGGCCGGGCGGATGCGCGCCGAGCGACTCCCCTACATGACGGTCGAGGAGATCCTGGACACACCGTTCGTCCTGCTCGGGACGGAGGCGCAGATCGCCGAGCAGATCCGGGAGCGCCGCGAGCGGTACGGGTTCTCCTACGTCACGGTGCACTCGCCGTTCATGGACGTCCTCGGCCCGGTGATCGAGCGGGTCTGA
- a CDS encoding response regulator transcription factor: protein MASILFIEDDPSARAALELALTRQGHGVTSRATGEDGLEALRARRPEIAILDVMLPGIDGIEVCRRIRREDPLPVILLTARGDDLDIVLGLEAGADDYVVKPVEPRVLDARIRAVLRRADQTRLDRSVYGDLVIDRTSLKVTKGGADLRLTPTELRLLLELARRPGQALTRRHLLAQVWEHDYPGDSRLVDACVQRVRAKIEDEPAEPRLIETVRGFGYRFAAP from the coding sequence GTGGCGAGCATTCTGTTCATCGAGGATGATCCGTCCGCCCGGGCGGCGCTGGAGCTGGCGCTGACCCGCCAGGGGCACGGGGTGACGTCCCGGGCCACGGGCGAGGACGGACTGGAGGCGCTGCGGGCGCGCCGCCCCGAGATCGCGATCCTGGACGTGATGCTGCCCGGCATCGACGGCATCGAGGTGTGCCGCCGCATCCGCCGGGAGGACCCGCTGCCGGTCATCCTGCTGACCGCGCGGGGCGACGACCTCGACATCGTCCTCGGCCTGGAGGCGGGCGCCGACGACTACGTGGTGAAGCCCGTCGAGCCCCGCGTCCTGGACGCCCGGATCCGCGCGGTCCTGCGCCGCGCCGACCAGACCCGCCTCGACCGGTCCGTCTACGGCGACCTCGTCATCGACCGGACCTCGCTGAAGGTCACCAAGGGCGGCGCCGACCTGCGCCTCACCCCGACCGAGCTGCGGCTCCTGCTGGAACTGGCGCGCCGCCCCGGCCAGGCCCTCACCCGCCGCCACCTGCTGGCGCAGGTCTGGGAGCACGACTATCCCGGCGACTCGCGGCTGGTCGACGCGTGCGTCCAGCGCGTCCGGGCGAAGATCGAGGACGAGCCCGCCGAGCCCCGGCTGATCGAGACCGTCCGCGGCTTCGGCTACCGGTTCGCGGCCCCGTGA
- a CDS encoding sensor histidine kinase, translating into MIGLRGRLAAAFTAVALLAALLASGISYVLLRRVMLQRAQDAVLTDVRNALARQIPPRLPPDVTVLVAAQLSDTLGSAPGRKVAAVPMPLDGSAALPALASLDVPVTAEFARRARQGLVFRRVVRHGRPYLLVGGRVTGYETTTDEPWRTTPPMVFVSASLSREASDLALFTRTLLVADAAALVSALGLALLATRGVLRPVRRLGAAARALGAGDFGTRVDVRGRDEMADLARTFNRTAEALERTVTELRAMEAASRRFVADVSHELRTPLTSMIAVTDVLAEDAGPGGDGAAALVAGETRRLGRLVEHLIEISRFDAGAAALVADEVNLADAVTATLAARGWRDEVTVAGPADLDVRLDPRRFDVIIANLVGNALEHGRPPVALNFARVERGGVAGVEVVVADRGPGLPDDLVAVVFDRFVKAEAARSRSEGSGLGLSIARENALLHGGGLEAGNGPDGGAVFTLWLPGPFPDGGEAP; encoded by the coding sequence GTGATCGGGCTTCGGGGGCGGCTCGCGGCGGCGTTCACCGCGGTCGCGCTGCTGGCCGCGCTCCTCGCGTCCGGCATCTCCTACGTCCTGCTCCGGCGCGTGATGCTGCAGCGCGCCCAGGACGCCGTGCTGACCGATGTCCGCAACGCCCTGGCCCGCCAGATCCCGCCCAGGCTGCCGCCCGACGTCACGGTCCTCGTCGCCGCCCAGTTGAGCGACACGCTGGGTTCGGCTCCCGGGCGGAAGGTGGCGGCGGTGCCGATGCCGCTGGACGGGAGCGCCGCGCTACCGGCTCTGGCCTCGCTGGACGTGCCGGTCACCGCCGAGTTCGCGCGGCGCGCGCGGCAGGGGCTGGTGTTCCGGCGTGTCGTCCGGCACGGCCGGCCGTACCTGCTCGTCGGCGGCCGCGTCACCGGCTACGAGACGACGACGGACGAGCCATGGCGCACGACGCCCCCGATGGTGTTCGTGTCCGCGAGCCTGAGCCGGGAGGCCTCCGACCTGGCCCTGTTCACGCGCACGCTGCTGGTCGCGGACGCCGCCGCGCTGGTGTCGGCCCTCGGGCTGGCGCTGCTGGCGACCCGCGGCGTCCTGCGCCCGGTGCGCCGCCTCGGCGCCGCCGCGCGGGCCCTCGGCGCGGGGGACTTCGGGACGCGCGTGGACGTGCGGGGCCGCGACGAGATGGCCGACCTCGCCCGCACCTTCAACCGCACGGCCGAGGCGCTGGAGCGGACGGTGACGGAGCTGCGCGCGATGGAGGCCGCGTCGCGCCGGTTCGTCGCCGACGTCTCCCACGAGCTGCGCACACCGCTGACCTCCATGATCGCCGTCACCGACGTGCTGGCCGAGGATGCCGGGCCGGGCGGGGACGGCGCGGCGGCGCTCGTCGCGGGGGAGACGCGGCGGCTCGGGCGGCTGGTCGAGCACCTGATCGAGATCAGCCGGTTCGACGCCGGCGCCGCGGCGCTCGTCGCGGACGAGGTGAACCTGGCCGACGCCGTCACCGCCACGCTGGCCGCGCGCGGGTGGCGGGACGAGGTGACCGTGGCCGGCCCGGCGGACCTGGACGTCCGGCTGGACCCGCGGCGGTTCGACGTCATCATCGCCAACCTGGTGGGCAACGCGCTCGAGCACGGCCGCCCGCCCGTGGCGCTGAACTTCGCCCGGGTGGAGCGCGGCGGCGTCGCGGGGGTGGAGGTCGTGGTCGCCGACCGGGGCCCCGGACTGCCCGACGATCTGGTCGCCGTGGTGTTCGACCGGTTCGTCAAGGCCGAGGCCGCCCGCTCGCGGAGCGAGGGCAGCGGCCTCGGGCTGTCGATCGCCAGGGAGAACGCCCTCCTGCACGGGGGAGGGTTGGAGGCCGGCAACGGACCGGACGGCGGTGCGGTGTTCACGCTCTGGCTGCCCGGGCCGTTCCCCGACGGAGGTGAGGCCCCGTGA
- a CDS encoding metal-dependent hydrolase has translation MMGKTHALSGALAWLGAVPVIGQERLLGEHAVALSPEQIMAGAVVCAGAAILPDIDHHNGRIANTFGPITNHMCKWIGKLSGGHRHATHSILFAVGIGWAMDTLATHYIWGWWACLFMIVGLGLRGIGLDFEGKEPQSALADCALALIAVWLMHKIDMSFVGFAVTLGCLAHVVGDCLTPRGCPVFWPLPWRIEAPVVPRTDGKVERWVVMPVLILGIAILAVRSVLGDITAQWLTRG, from the coding sequence ATGATGGGCAAGACGCATGCCCTGAGCGGTGCGCTGGCATGGCTGGGCGCCGTCCCGGTCATCGGGCAGGAGCGGCTGCTCGGCGAGCACGCCGTGGCGCTGTCGCCGGAGCAGATCATGGCGGGCGCCGTGGTGTGCGCCGGCGCCGCGATCCTGCCGGACATCGACCACCACAACGGCCGGATCGCCAACACCTTCGGGCCGATCACGAACCACATGTGCAAGTGGATCGGGAAGCTGTCGGGCGGGCACCGGCACGCGACCCACTCGATCCTGTTCGCGGTCGGCATCGGCTGGGCGATGGACACCCTCGCCACCCACTACATCTGGGGCTGGTGGGCCTGCCTGTTCATGATCGTGGGGCTCGGGCTGCGCGGCATCGGGCTGGACTTCGAGGGCAAGGAGCCGCAGTCGGCGCTGGCGGACTGCGCGCTGGCCCTGATCGCCGTCTGGCTCATGCACAAGATCGATATGAGCTTCGTCGGGTTCGCGGTGACACTCGGCTGCCTGGCCCATGTCGTCGGCGACTGCCTGACGCCGCGGGGCTGTCCGGTGTTCTGGCCGCTGCCGTGGCGGATCGAGGCCCCCGTCGTCCCGCGGACGGACGGCAAGGTGGAGCGGTGGGTGGTGATGCCGGTCCTGATCCTCGGCATCGCGATCCTCGCCGTCCGCTCCGTGCTCGGCGACATCACCGCCCAGTGGCTGACCAGGGGCTGA
- a CDS encoding DNA polymerase ligase N-terminal domain-containing protein — translation MTPKKPEKHAGPPAREGDRLAEYRGRRDPGRTPEPVPGNEAPPRGDEALPRGDDDTFVVQEHHATSLHWDLRLERDGVLVSWAVPKGLPWSPDTNHLAVHTEDHPLEYATFEGEIPRGEYGAGKMTIWDRGTYETEKWSEREVKVVIHGSRVSGRYVLFRTRGRNWMIHRMDPPADPDAEPLPESLRPMRPQERARLPRDPRAWGFEFAWGGKRLAAYVEGGRTRFTDARGRAVDGPGGLGSRLGAQLGVRPALLDGELAVLDGRETYMIYDVPHLDGHPLLDVPYRERRERLDDLGLSGPRWQTAPWYPGDGRAVLEAARDQGLPGVVAKRLDSPYEPGEESGAWRLVPSRPGKRR, via the coding sequence GTGACCCCGAAGAAACCCGAGAAGCACGCCGGCCCCCCGGCCCGCGAGGGCGACCGGCTCGCCGAGTACCGGGGCAGGCGGGACCCCGGGCGGACGCCGGAGCCCGTTCCCGGGAACGAGGCGCCGCCGCGCGGCGACGAGGCTCTGCCGCGCGGGGACGACGACACGTTCGTCGTCCAGGAGCACCACGCGACCAGCCTGCACTGGGATCTGCGGCTCGAACGCGACGGCGTGCTCGTCTCGTGGGCCGTGCCGAAGGGCCTGCCGTGGAGCCCGGACACCAACCACCTGGCGGTGCACACCGAGGACCACCCGCTGGAGTACGCCACCTTCGAGGGCGAGATCCCGCGCGGCGAGTACGGCGCCGGGAAGATGACCATCTGGGACCGCGGGACCTACGAGACCGAGAAGTGGTCCGAGCGCGAGGTGAAGGTCGTCATCCACGGCTCCCGCGTGTCCGGCCGCTACGTGCTGTTCAGGACGCGCGGCAGGAACTGGATGATCCACCGCATGGACCCGCCCGCGGATCCGGACGCCGAGCCGCTGCCGGAGTCGCTGCGCCCGATGCGGCCGCAGGAGCGCGCCCGCCTGCCGCGCGATCCGCGGGCCTGGGGGTTCGAGTTCGCGTGGGGCGGCAAGCGGCTGGCCGCCTACGTCGAGGGCGGCCGGACCCGGTTCACCGACGCGCGGGGCCGCGCCGTGGACGGTCCCGGCGGGCTCGGCTCCCGGCTCGGGGCGCAGCTCGGCGTCCGGCCCGCGCTGCTGGACGGGGAGCTGGCCGTCCTGGACGGCCGCGAGACCTACATGATCTACGACGTGCCGCATCTGGACGGGCACCCGCTGCTGGACGTCCCCTACCGGGAGCGGCGGGAGCGGCTCGACGACCTCGGCCTGTCGGGCCCGCGGTGGCAGACGGCCCCCTGGTACCCCGGCGACGGCCGCGCCGTCCTGGAGGCGGCACGCGACCAGGGGCTGCCCGGCGTCGTCGCGAAGCGCCTGGACTCCCCATACGAGCCGGGCGAGGAGTCCGGCGCCTGGCGGCTCGTCCCGTCCCGGCCAGGGAAGCGGCGCTGA
- a CDS encoding ComEA family DNA-binding protein codes for MNAPAPYEPRVPSDSMPPGRAALSVTWAALPFLTLGFATPLTFAAALLWRRSLHLLVSTAAYAGVFVLMLSLLSGTDEEQGTVRIAGMLMSVLAVVGCGHAFLIRRRVFDPHGLSGVDNEAVVERVKRQRLLREKARVLAASDPGLAKELRIGRPDLPRQYNDGGLVDVNHAPAQALTLLPGITAELAATIERVRAETGGFVSAEELSAVAGLPPSLTGDLADYAVFIR; via the coding sequence ATGAACGCCCCAGCGCCGTACGAGCCGAGGGTTCCCTCCGACAGCATGCCGCCGGGGCGGGCCGCGCTGAGCGTGACGTGGGCGGCGCTGCCGTTCCTGACCCTCGGCTTCGCCACCCCCCTCACGTTCGCCGCCGCGCTGCTGTGGCGGCGGAGCCTGCACCTGCTGGTGTCGACGGCCGCGTACGCCGGGGTGTTCGTGCTGATGCTGTCCCTGCTCTCCGGCACCGACGAGGAGCAGGGCACCGTGCGGATCGCCGGCATGCTGATGTCCGTCCTGGCGGTGGTGGGCTGCGGGCACGCCTTCCTGATCCGGCGGCGGGTGTTCGACCCGCACGGGCTGTCGGGCGTGGACAACGAGGCCGTGGTGGAGCGGGTCAAGCGGCAGCGGCTGCTGCGGGAGAAGGCTCGGGTGCTGGCGGCGTCCGACCCGGGGCTCGCCAAGGAGCTGCGCATCGGACGGCCCGACCTGCCGCGCCAGTACAACGACGGCGGGCTGGTCGACGTCAACCACGCGCCCGCGCAGGCGCTGACGCTGCTGCCCGGCATCACCGCGGAGCTGGCGGCCACGATCGAGCGGGTCCGGGCCGAGACGGGCGGGTTCGTGTCGGCCGAGGAGCTGTCCGCGGTGGCGGGGCTCCCGCCCTCCCTCACCGGCGATCTGGCCGACTACGCCGTCTTCATCCGCTGA